From a region of the Cyclopterus lumpus isolate fCycLum1 chromosome 5, fCycLum1.pri, whole genome shotgun sequence genome:
- the klhdc7a gene encoding kelch domain-containing protein 7A produces MPTAELLGVEFDMQLLLRVSLSVAAVVLLSWAYRFYSSREAQEIQPCVEYNEEPDNATCQNCKTTLHCQSSPEDDTGDGGQRPGPSDPDSAADDLTPAEAPPCQAEKKADAESGMASATGRRSPCFIRKLEGSVGVGRELRQDLERQGAYSSFLSKAEIKVEDANVVLEGTGDQIVRGKIYDYYVESSSHSVTDSNAALGPYERSSESHSVEPGGRGSSLKESPSSLSPIIMRDLVLPQSSAEDPSLPRSLKLRHTARPLILHKESYLSAAEQPELSIPSLNTQVSTPETHSVAPTSNESISHSTYNKGLSVREGGDVETVEAFLHPPAEALDGTDLQSFKSKLDLGNCLETLCLAKKHGHTSVQEAALGVMSDNYLQVLRDPNLYGRLMAGEREHIQKQRMRGRRFVMVADMDPQDWARNTGEPGTEQRRTSSAVYCYDDFKDAWHTLCLIPQEVISKACAMCTMDNYLFVAVGCQGAERETTPSKRVFCYNPLTSIWKEISPMNEARPRCKLAALQGYIYAIGGECLSSVERYDPRLDRWTFVAPLPNDTFAVAHHVTVSSGELFVSGGTLRYMLLRYSPKTNSWRQSLLVGSKDRTADMVAVGRLLYRFDVNPLLGVSVYRYHTMARLWYECSSKRLRHCPAFRCVMLDGTIYCVGRQFTMRFQADEISVGFREENMSVLNAAKGMLFPFVLSLPDKKPRQTSV; encoded by the exons ATGCCAACTGCGGAGCTTTTGGGAGTCGAATTCGACATGCAGCTGCTGTTGAGAGTGAGTCTCTCTGTGGCCGCGGTGGTGCTGTTGTCATGGGCGTACAGGTTCTACAGCTCCAGGGAAGCGCAGGAAATCCAGCCCTGCGTCGAATACAACGAGGAGCCGGATAATGCCACCTGCCAAAACTGCAAGACGACGCTACATTGTCAAAGCTCGCCGGAAGATGACACCGGTGATGGGGGACAGCGACCTGGACCCTCGGACCCAGATTCAGCAGCTGATGACCTGACACCAGCGGAGGCTCCTCCGTGCCAAGCTGAAAAGAAGGCGGATGC TGAGAGTGGGATGGCCAGTGCAACGGGGCGCCGCTCCCCTTGCTTCATACGGAAGCTGGAGGGCAGTGTGGGTGTGGGCAGGGAGTTAAGGCAGGACTTGGAGCGCCAGGGGGCCTACTCCAGCTTCCTCTCCAAGGCGGAGATCAAAGTGGAGGATGCGAACGTTGTGCTGGAGGGAACGGGAGACCAGATTGTGCGCGGAAAGATATATGATTACTACGTCGAGTCTTCCTCTCACTCTGTAACAGACTCCAACGCCGCTCTGGGTCCGTACGAGAGGAGCTCTGAGTCGCACTCCGTGGAGCCTGGAGGTCGTGGCAGCAGCCTCAAAGAATCCCCATCCTCCCTGAGCCCCATCATCATGCGTGATCTGGTTTTACCACAAAGCAGTGCCGAGGATCCGTCTTTGCCGAGAAGTCTCAAACTGAGGCACACCGCAAGGCCTCTTATCCTACACAAGGAGAGCTAtctgtctgcagcagagcagccTGAGCTCTCCATCCCCTCTCTAAATACACAAGTCTCAACTCCAGAGACTCACTCTGTGGCTCCAACCAGCAATGAGTCCATCTCTCACTCGACATACAACAAAGGCCTTAGtgtgagagaggggggagatgTAGAGACTGTGGAAGCATTTCTACACCCTCCAGCAGAAGCTCTCGACGGCACAGATTTGCAAAGCTTCAAGAGTAAACTTGATCTGGGTAACTGTTTGGAGACGCTGTGTCTGGCCAAGAAACACGGCCATACCTCTGTGCAGGAAGCAGCCCTGGGAGTCATGTCGGACAACTACCTCCAGGTGCTCCGGGACCCCAACCTTTATGGGCGGTTAATGGCCGGCGAGCGGGAGCACATCCAGAagcagaggatgagagggaggcgCTTTGTCATGGTGGCAGATATGGACCCTCAAGACTGGGCGAGGAACACCGGAGAGCCGGGGACGGAGCAGAGGAGGACGTCCAGCGCGGTGTACTGTTACGATGACTTCAAAGACGCCTGGCACACACTCTGCCTGATCCCACAGGAGGTCATCTCCAAAGCCTGCGCCATGTGCACAATGGATAACTACTTGTTTGTGGCGGTGGGCTGCCAAGGCGCGGAGAGAGAAACGACACCCTCAAAGCGAGTGTTTTGCTACAATCCTTTGACATCCATTTGGAAGGAGATCAGTCCCATGAACGAAGCCAGGCCCCGCTGCAAACTAGCAGCACTGCAGGGCTACATCTACGCCATCGGAGGCGAGTGCCTCTCCTCGGTGGAGCGCTACGACCCGCGATTGGACAGATGGACCTTCGTGGCTCCGCTGCCCAACGACACGTTCGCCGTGGCGCACCACGTCACGGTGAGCAGCGGGGAGCTCTTTGTCTCCGGGGGCACTCTCAGATACATGCTGCTGCGCTACAGCCCCAAGACCAACAGCTGGAGGCAGAGTCTGTTGGTCGGCAGCAAAGACAGAACTGCAGATATGGTCGCCGTGGGGAGGTTGCTGTATCGGTTCGACGTGAACCCGCTGCTGGGCGTCAGCGTGTACCGGTACCACACGATGGCTCGGCTGTGGTACGAGTGCAGCTCCAAGCGGCTCCGCCACTGCCCCGCCTTCCGCTGTGTCATGTTGGACGGCACGATCTATTGTGTCGGCCGGCAGTTCACCATGAGGTTCCAGGCGGATGAGATCTCTGTGGGTTTCAGAGAGGAGAATATGAGTGTCCTCAATGCCGCGAAGGGCATGCTTTTCCCTTTCGTCCTTTCACTCCCCGATAAGAAGCCTCGACAGACCAGTGTGTGA